The following coding sequences are from one Planctomonas sp. JC2975 window:
- a CDS encoding ATP-binding cassette domain-containing protein, whose amino-acid sequence MTTTEPAIRVSGITKSFKDVHVLQGVNFEVTTGSIFALLGSNGAGKTTLVSILSTLLKADSGTATVHGLDVATKPGNVRSSISLTGQFAAVDEVLTGRENLILIARLRHLKNPAVVADDLLDRFSLTDAGGRKAATYSGGMRRRLDIAMSLIGNPPIIFLDEPTTGLDPQARIEVWQTVKQLAGQGTTVLLTTQYLDEAEQLADRIAILHKGVIIQNGTLAELKQLLPPATVEYVEKQPTLEDVFLTLVGDTGETDTTGSAATIPAGKDS is encoded by the coding sequence ATGACGACCACTGAGCCGGCGATCCGGGTGAGCGGCATCACGAAGTCGTTCAAAGACGTTCACGTGCTGCAGGGAGTGAACTTCGAGGTGACAACCGGGAGCATCTTCGCCCTGCTGGGCTCGAACGGTGCCGGAAAGACCACCCTGGTGAGCATCCTGTCCACCCTGCTGAAAGCCGATTCCGGAACCGCGACAGTGCACGGTCTGGATGTGGCGACCAAGCCGGGCAACGTGCGCTCCTCGATAAGCCTGACCGGGCAGTTCGCGGCGGTCGACGAAGTCCTCACCGGCAGGGAGAACCTGATCCTGATCGCCCGGCTCCGTCACCTGAAGAACCCCGCCGTCGTGGCGGATGACCTCCTCGACCGGTTCTCCCTCACCGACGCCGGTGGCCGCAAAGCCGCCACCTACTCCGGCGGGATGCGGCGCCGGCTGGACATCGCGATGAGCCTGATCGGGAATCCGCCGATCATCTTCCTCGACGAACCGACCACAGGGCTGGACCCGCAGGCCCGCATCGAGGTGTGGCAGACGGTGAAGCAACTCGCCGGACAGGGCACCACCGTGCTGTTGACCACCCAGTACCTGGACGAGGCGGAACAGCTCGCCGACCGGATCGCGATCCTGCACAAGGGCGTGATCATCCAGAACGGCACCCTGGCCGAACTCAAGCAGCTTCTCCCGCCGGCAACGGTCGAGTACGTGGAGAAGCAACCCACTCTCGAGGACGTCTTCCTCACCCTCGTCGGCGACACCGGCGAGACCGACACCACCGGCAGCGCTGCGACGATACCGGCCGGAAAGGATTCCTGA
- a CDS encoding ABC transporter permease has protein sequence MTSHALADTGVLTGRSLRHITRSPDTIITTVITPVALLLLFVYVLGGAIHTGSDQSYINYMLPGILLITIASGVAYTAYRLFLDIQGGIFGRFQSMPIARSSVLWAHVFTSLSANLVSVAVVIGVALIMGFRTGASVGAWLAVAGILILFTLALTWIAVIAGLSAKTVDGASAFSYPLIFLPFISSAFVPTSSMPAPVAWFAENQPVTSIVNTIRALFAEQPVGTDIWIALAWLLGILIVAYAFAVTIYRRKIS, from the coding sequence ATGACCAGTCACGCCCTCGCCGACACCGGCGTCCTCACCGGCCGATCACTTCGCCACATCACCCGCAGCCCCGACACGATCATCACCACGGTGATCACCCCTGTCGCGCTGCTGCTGCTCTTCGTCTACGTCCTCGGCGGTGCCATCCACACCGGATCCGACCAGTCCTACATCAACTACATGCTCCCCGGCATCCTGCTGATCACGATCGCGTCCGGCGTCGCCTACACCGCCTACCGGCTCTTCCTCGACATCCAAGGCGGCATCTTCGGACGCTTCCAGTCGATGCCCATCGCCCGCTCCAGCGTGCTCTGGGCACACGTCTTCACGTCCCTGTCAGCGAACCTCGTCTCCGTCGCCGTCGTCATCGGCGTCGCCCTGATCATGGGATTCCGCACCGGAGCATCCGTCGGCGCCTGGCTCGCCGTCGCCGGCATCCTGATCCTCTTCACCCTCGCCCTGACCTGGATCGCCGTCATCGCCGGCCTCTCGGCGAAAACGGTCGACGGAGCCAGCGCGTTCAGCTACCCGCTGATCTTCCTGCCCTTCATCAGCTCCGCCTTCGTCCCGACCAGCTCGATGCCCGCCCCCGTCGCCTGGTTCGCCGAGAACCAACCCGTCACCTCCATCGTCAACACCATCCGCGCACTCTTCGCCGAACAACCCGTCGGCACAGACATCTGGATCGCCCTCGCCTGGCTCCTGGGCATCCTGATCGTCGCCTACGCGTTCGCCGTCACCATCTACCGACGCAAGATCAGCTGA
- a CDS encoding heme-binding protein — translation MTHPEPVYTLEQLEAEPVAEFASFDRDDAVRLGEIAVALVRERDLNLAIEVHIGDELAYRAQLGSTGQHNADVIAGKRLVVKHFRHSSVLARFKKDADPSVADGLGPEYKFWGGSIPLFVNDEFVGTLSSSGESDVVDHETIADALIRFRG, via the coding sequence ATGACCCATCCGGAACCCGTCTACACACTCGAACAGCTCGAAGCCGAGCCGGTCGCGGAGTTCGCCTCCTTCGACCGCGACGATGCGGTGCGCCTCGGTGAGATCGCCGTTGCTCTCGTGCGTGAGCGTGACCTCAACCTGGCCATCGAGGTGCACATCGGCGACGAGCTGGCATATCGCGCACAGCTCGGATCAACCGGCCAGCACAACGCCGACGTGATCGCAGGCAAGCGGCTCGTCGTGAAGCACTTCCGGCACAGCTCGGTGCTCGCCCGCTTCAAGAAGGATGCCGACCCATCCGTTGCCGACGGTCTCGGTCCCGAGTACAAGTTCTGGGGCGGCAGCATCCCGCTGTTCGTGAACGACGAGTTCGTCGGCACGCTCTCGTCGTCCGGCGAATCGGATGTCGTGGACCACGAGACGATAGCTGATGCCCTGATCCGATTCCGCGGGTAG
- a CDS encoding metallopeptidase family protein, which produces MVVISDEDFQTMVEEEYDALPEDMVRGLENVAILIANQPAGERPRLFGLYSGRPLKTRGVYGYGELPDRITQFKNNMQEHSADLDALRLRVRITLVHEIGHYFGLDDARLRELGWA; this is translated from the coding sequence ATGGTCGTGATCTCCGATGAGGACTTCCAGACGATGGTCGAGGAGGAGTACGACGCTCTCCCTGAGGACATGGTGCGGGGTCTCGAGAATGTGGCGATCCTCATCGCGAACCAACCTGCTGGCGAGCGGCCGCGGCTCTTCGGACTCTATAGCGGACGCCCGCTGAAGACACGCGGCGTGTATGGCTACGGAGAGCTCCCCGACCGCATCACTCAGTTCAAGAACAACATGCAGGAGCACAGCGCGGATCTCGACGCCCTCCGGCTGCGCGTGCGAATCACGCTCGTGCACGAGATCGGGCATTACTTCGGGCTGGATGACGCGCGACTGCGCGAACTCGGATGGGCATAG
- a CDS encoding VOC family protein has product MSEAGWQAFLFADDLGDWVILHGGPTAVFRTDSLRQAASLAGAIADVPGLGPRTVLTAAADRLTVKLTREMWATESDHIALAQAVSAVARSQGARADRSAVQEVQVAISARPEQIDLPFWRAVLGYSPLSDDNAIDPLGQGSTVWMQELDPEKPLRHAMHIDVSVASDEGEVRAAAAVAAGGRIVTDSEAPASWILADRAGNKVCIAAWPDGAPGLRDD; this is encoded by the coding sequence ATGAGCGAGGCAGGCTGGCAGGCGTTCCTCTTCGCCGATGACCTTGGCGACTGGGTGATCCTTCATGGCGGACCCACGGCAGTGTTTCGGACGGACTCCTTGCGGCAGGCCGCCTCGCTGGCCGGAGCCATCGCCGACGTTCCGGGGCTTGGCCCTCGTACGGTGTTGACCGCGGCGGCGGACCGACTCACGGTCAAGCTGACCCGTGAGATGTGGGCGACCGAGTCGGATCACATCGCTCTCGCACAAGCGGTCTCCGCCGTCGCGCGATCGCAGGGTGCGCGGGCCGACCGCAGTGCGGTGCAGGAAGTCCAGGTGGCCATTTCTGCTCGGCCGGAGCAGATCGATCTGCCGTTCTGGAGAGCCGTGCTCGGGTATTCGCCGCTCAGCGACGACAACGCCATCGATCCGCTCGGACAGGGCTCGACCGTGTGGATGCAGGAGCTCGACCCCGAGAAACCTCTTCGGCACGCCATGCACATCGATGTTTCAGTCGCCAGCGACGAGGGTGAGGTGCGCGCGGCTGCGGCGGTCGCGGCGGGCGGCCGGATCGTGACCGATTCCGAGGCTCCAGCCTCGTGGATACTCGCCGACCGCGCGGGAAACAAGGTGTGCATCGCGGCATGGCCTGACGGCGCCCCTGGGCTGCGCGACGACTGA
- a CDS encoding VOC family protein, protein MIEPVQRSTVDEALLLSVDAVMLAVSDLDAGIAFYRDGLGHQLRWRNDEIGQAALACQESRTEIVLTTRLQTEPNWLVRDAVAAAQQIEAAGGRILEPRIEIPVGCVSIVEDPFGNRLVLVDLSKGRYDTDDAGTVTGVQSDVER, encoded by the coding sequence ATGATCGAGCCGGTTCAGCGATCGACCGTAGACGAAGCACTTCTCCTTTCGGTCGATGCCGTGATGCTCGCAGTTTCGGATCTCGACGCCGGCATTGCCTTCTACCGCGATGGACTCGGCCACCAGCTGCGCTGGCGGAACGACGAGATCGGCCAGGCGGCATTGGCCTGCCAGGAGTCACGCACCGAGATCGTCTTGACCACGCGCTTGCAGACCGAACCCAACTGGCTCGTGCGCGACGCGGTCGCGGCGGCGCAGCAGATCGAGGCGGCCGGCGGGCGAATCCTCGAGCCGCGGATCGAGATCCCGGTCGGCTGCGTATCGATCGTGGAGGACCCCTTCGGGAACAGGCTCGTGCTGGTCGATCTCAGCAAGGGACGGTACGACACCGACGATGCCGGGACCGTAACCGGAGTGCAGTCCGACGTCGAACGGTGA